A window of Microbacterium lushaniae genomic DNA:
TACATGCCGCGCTTCCCCGTGCCCGCGGGGGAGACCGAGGAGTCGTGGTTCATCAAGGAGGTCGAGAAGGGTCTCGAGTTCCGCTACCCCGACGGCATCCCCGCCGACGTCCGCCGCCAGGCCGAGTACGAGACCGGCGTCATCACCCAGATGGGCTTCCCCGGCTACTTCCTGGTCGTCGCCGACTTCATCAACTGGGCCAAGGACAACGGCATCCGCGTGGGTCCCGGCCGTGGATCGGGCGCCGGATCGATGGCCGCGTACGCGATGCGCATCACCGACCTCGACCCGCTGCAGCACGGCCTCATCTTCGAGCGCTTCCTCAACCCGGATCGCGTGTCCATGCCCGACTTCGACGTCGACTTCGACGACCGCCGCCGCGGCGAGGTCATCCAGTACGTCACCGAGAAGTACGGTGACGAGCGCGTCGCCCAGATCGTCACGTACGGCACCATCAAGGCCAAGCAGGCCCTCAAGGACGCCGGGCGGGTGCTGGGATTCCCCTTCAGCATGGGGGAGAAGCTGACCAAGGCCATGCCGCCGGCGGTGATGGGCAAGGACATGCCGCTGGACGGCATGTTCAACAGGGAGCACCCGCGCTACAAGGAGGCGGGGGAGTTCCGCACCCTCATCGAGACCGATCCCGAGGCCAAGACGGTCTTCGACACCGCCGTGGGACTGGAGAACCTCAAGCGCCAGTGGGGCGTGCACGCGGCGGGCGTGATCATGTCGAGCGAACCGCTCATCGACATCATCCCGATCATGCGTCGCGAGCAGGACGGCCAGATCGTCACGCAGTTCGACTACCCCGCGTGCGAGTCGCTCGGCCTCATCAAGATGGACTTCCTGGGGCTGCGCAACCTCACGATCATCAACGACGCGGTCGACAACATCCAGGCCAACCGCGGCCAGGAGCTCGTGCTGGAAGACCTGCCGCTGGATGACCAGGCCTCGTACGACCTGCTCTCCCGCGGTGACACGCTGGGCGTCTTCCAGCTCGACGGCGGGCCGATGCGGTCGCTCCTGCGCCTGATGAAGCCCGACAACTTCGAAGACATCTCCGCCGTCATCGCGCTGTACCGCCCCGGCCCCATGGGCGCGAACTCCCACATCAACTACGCCCTGCGCAAGAACGGCCAGCAGGAGATCACCCCGATCCACCCCGAGCTGGAAGAGCCGCTCAAGGACATCCTCGACACCACCTACGGCCTGATCATCTATCAGGAGCAGGTCATGGCGATCGCCCAGCGCGTCGCCGGGTTCTCGCTCGGGCAGGCAGACATCCTGCGTCGTGCGATGGGCAAGAAGAAGAAGTCCGAGCTCGACAAGCAGTACGAGGGCTTCCACGGCGGCATGGTGTCGCGCGGCTTCGGCGAGGCCGCGATCAAGTCGCTGTGGGACATCCTGCTGCCCTTCTCCGACTACGCCTTCAACAAGGCGCACTCGGCCGCGTACGGACTCGTGTCCTACTGGACGGCGTACCTGAAGTCGCACTATCCCGCCGAGTACATGGCGGCGCTGCTGACGAGCGTGGGCGACTCGAAGGACAAGATGGCGGTGTACCTGAACGAGTGCCGCCGCATGGGCATCCGGGTCCTCCCGCCCGACGTGAACGAGTCGATCCGCTTCTTCGCCGCCGTCGGCGAAGACATCCGCTTCGGCCTCGGCGCCGTGCGCAACGTCGGGGCCAACGTCGTGGACGGCATCGTCACGGCGCGACAGGAGGCGCCGTTCACCTCCTTCCACGACTTCCTCGCCAAGGTGCCGCTGCACGTGGCCAACAAGCGCACCGTGGAATCGCTCATCAAGGCCGGCGCGTACGACTCCCTCGGCGCCACCCGGCGCGCGCTCCTGGAGATCCACGAAGACGCCACCGAGGGCGCCGTCCTCGACAAGCGCCGCGAGGCCAACGGCGAGGTCGGGTTCGACTTCGACTCGCTGTGGGACGAGCCGCATCAGGTGGCGAAGGTCCCCGACCGCCCCGAGTGGACGAAGAAGGACAAGCTGGCCTTCGAGCGCGAGATGCTCGGACTGTACGTCTCCGACCACCCCCTCGCCGGTCTCGAGGTGGCGCTGGCCAAGCATGCCTCGATCGGCATCCACGACCTCCTCTCGTCGGAGGACGTGCAGGACGGCGACCAGGTCACGATCGCCGGACTGGTCACCTCCGTGCAGCACCGCGTGGCCAAACAGAGCGGCAACCCCTACGGCATGATCACCGTCGAGGACTTCAACGGGGAGGTCACCGTGATGTTCATGGGCAAGACCTACCAGGAGTTCTCGCCCGTCCTGCAGGCCGACGCCATCCTCGTCGTGCGCGGGCGCGTCTCGCGGCGCGACGACGGCCTCAACCTGCACGCGCAGTCGGCGTTCTCACCCGACCTGGGGGCGCTGGACGAGTCGGGCCCGCTCGTGCTGCTCATGCCCGAGCAGCGTGCTTCGGAAGACCTGGTGACCGAGCTTGCCGGCGTGCTGCGCCGTCACAGCGGAGACACCGAGGTCACCCTCAAGCTGCACAAGGCCGGCACCGCGAAGGTGTTCGAGGTTCCCCTGCCCGTCCGGGTGACGGCCGACCTCTTCGGCGAGCTCAAGGGCCTGCTCGGCCCCAATTGCCTGGGCTGATCGTCGCTGTCAACCGGCGGTGCGATCCTGCGATGCGCCGCCGACCGTGAGTAGGATCATCCCCGCCCCCTTGGAGAGGACCATTGTGACTGACCCCGAACTGGACGACACCACCATCGCCCGCGCGCCTGCTGCCGCCGCCCGCGAGGATGCTGCCGCCGCCCGCGAGGATGCCGGCGCGGCGGACGCCCCCGCCACCGAGACGCCGGCTGCGGAGGCGGCGACCCTCGACGCGCAGCCCGCCGAGGCCCGAGGAACCGACCAGGAGAACCCGCCGCAGTACGGGGTGGGGCCGTTCACCGTGCGCGAGGTCGCACTCACGGGCGTGTGGCTCGTGGCCTTCATCGTGTCCTTCTTCCCGCTGAACATCGTCGGGGGCAACGCGCGCCCGCTCTTCGGCGGCGACAACGTGTGGGTCTCGGGTCTGTCCTGGATCCTCGCGATCGGCCTGCCCACCGTCGCGGTCTTCCTCCTGGTGCTGCGGCGCCTCTCGCCGCAGGGCATCCGCCGGGTCGGATCCCTCGGCATCGACCAGTTCGCCTCCGTGGCGTTCTCGGTGGCGGCGCTGGTGTGGCTGACGTGGCTGTGGGACACGATCGCCATCGTGATCGAAACCGAGTTCTGGACCCGCTCGTGGGTCGTGTGGGTCGAGGTCGTCCTCATGCTCGCCGGCGTCGCGCTGACCGTGTTCGCCCCGATCATCCCCGTGCTCGAGCAGGACTTCCAGGCCCGCCCCGAGGCGCCCGCGCACCGCAACGCCCGACCCGTCCGCGCCGTCACCCCGCGCCCGGTCCGCGAGCGTCCCGCGCGCCAGCAGGCCCCGCACGCCGCTGCTCCCGCCCCCGTCGACGGGACCGCGTTCGGCGGAGGCCCGCAGCACGCCTACGACCCCGCGGCCGCGCCCACCACGGCGTACGACGCTCCGCAGCCGGCCCCTGCGCCCGAGACGGCCGCCGAGCCCGTCGCGCAGCCGGCGACGGCCCAGGACACCGGATCGTACGACACCGACGTGTTCGCCCCCCTGCACGACGAGCAGGCACCTGCCGCCGGCGACACGCAGACCCAGGAGTGGGACCCGACCGACGACACCGTCGCATCCGTCTCGCACAGCGCCCCGGTGCAGCAGCAGGCGTTCTGGGCGCTCGTCCCGGTCGAGCGCGACGTGGTCGACGAGTACGGTGCGCCGCTGTTCCGCATCGGCCCGACCGCGTGGGCGCTCGTGCTCGAAGACCGCGGTGAGGTCTTCGTCGTGCGCCACGAGGACGGCCGCATCGGCTACCTGCACGACGTCAGCGGCGTGACCCGCGGCTGACGCCTGACGCGCATCATCGGCGGGTGGCGCGCGCGGTAGCCTGGAGGGATGCTTCGCACCATCGACCTGCGCGGTCGCGCCCTCACCGCAGCCGAGCTGCTGGAGGCCGTCCCGCGCGCCGCCGCGGCCCGCGATGAAGCCCTCGCGACGGCCGCGGCGATCGTCGCCGACGTCGCCGAGCGCGGTGAGACGGCCCTGCGCGAGCAGGCCGAGCGCTTCGACGGCGTCAGCGGCCACGCCGTGCGCGTGCCCGGGGAACACCTGGCCGAGGCGGTCGCCACGCTGGACCCCGCCGTGCGCTCGGCGCTGGAAGAGGCCATCCGGCGCGTCCGGCAGGCCTCGGCGGCCCAGGTGCCCGCGCCCGTGACCACCGAGCTCGGCGCCGGCGCACGGGTGACGCAGCGCTGGCAGCCCGTGCGGCGCGTGGGGGTGTACGTGCCGGGCGGCAAGGCCGCCTACCCCTCCAGCGTCGTCATGAACGTCGTGCCGGCCCAGGTCGCGGGTGTCGACGAGGTGGCGCTGGCCTCGCCCCCGCAGCGCGAGTTCGGCGGCCGCGTGCACCCGGTCATCCTCGCCGCAGCCCATCTGCTGGGCGTCACGGAGGTCTACGCGATGGGCGGCGCCGGAGCGATCGGTGCGTTCACCTCCGGCGTGGCGTCGCTCGACCTGGAACCGGTGGACTGCGTCACCGGGCCCGGCAACAACTTCGTCGCATCCGCCAAGCGTGCCGTCGCCGGCCGCGTCGGCACCGACTCCGAGGCCGGAGCAACCGAGATCCTCGTGGTGGCCGACGCCACCGCCGACGCCGATCTCGTCGCCGCCGACCTGGTGAGCCAGGCCGAGCACGACGAGCAGGCCTCCGCCGTGCTCGTGACCGATTCGCCGGAGCTGGCCGCTGCAGTGGCGGATGCGGTGGCCGAACGGGCCCGGCGCACGCGGCACTCCGCGCGGGTGCAGGCCGCCCTCGGTGGCCCGCAGTCCGCGATCGTGCTCGTCGACGACGCCGATGCCGCCGTCGCCTTCAGTAACGCGTACGCGCCGGAGCACCTCGAACTGCACGTGGCCGAGCCGCGGCCGGAGCGGTTCGTGCACGCCGGTGCGATCTTCGTCGGCCCGTACACGCCTGTGAGCCTCGGGGACTACCTCGCCGGCAGCAACCACGTGCTGCCCACCGGGGGTCAGGCGCGATACGCCGCCGGCCTTTCGGCGGCGACGTTCCTGCGTCCGCAGCAGGTCATCGAGTACGACCGTGACGGGCTGTCCGTCGTCAGCGACGCGATCGTCGCCCTCGCGGAGGCCGAGGCCCTGCCCGCGCACGGCGAGGCCGTCACCGCGCGCTTCCCTGGACCGGGAGGGACGGACACACGCGAGGGGTGACCTCGTCGCGTAGTCTGTCGATGCCATGCACTGCCCTTTCTGCCGTCATCCCGATTCCCGCGTCATCGATTCCCGCACGAGCGACGACGGCCTCAGCATCCGCCGTCGCCGCCAGTGCCCCGAATGCGGCGGACGCTTCTCGACCGTCGAGACGGCGAGCCTGAACATCATCAAGCGGTCGGGCGTCATCGAGCCGTTCAG
This region includes:
- the dnaE gene encoding DNA polymerase III subunit alpha; the protein is MLDGAARIGPMVQEAVRQGMPAIAVTDHGNTFAAYEFYKTAKDAGIKPIIGIEAYVTPGTHRADKARVRWGTPEQSSDDVSGSGAYTHMTLLSETTEGMHNLFRLSSRASIEGYYFKPRMDRELLQTYSKGLIATTGCPSGEVQTRLRLGQYDAARAAAAEFQDIFGKENYFAEIMDHGLSIERRVMGDLLKIAKDLDIPLVGTNDLHYTHQHDATSHAALLCVQSGSTLDDPKRFKFDGDGYYVKSPAEMRQVFRDHPEACDSTLLIAERCDVEFNTSANYMPRFPVPAGETEESWFIKEVEKGLEFRYPDGIPADVRRQAEYETGVITQMGFPGYFLVVADFINWAKDNGIRVGPGRGSGAGSMAAYAMRITDLDPLQHGLIFERFLNPDRVSMPDFDVDFDDRRRGEVIQYVTEKYGDERVAQIVTYGTIKAKQALKDAGRVLGFPFSMGEKLTKAMPPAVMGKDMPLDGMFNREHPRYKEAGEFRTLIETDPEAKTVFDTAVGLENLKRQWGVHAAGVIMSSEPLIDIIPIMRREQDGQIVTQFDYPACESLGLIKMDFLGLRNLTIINDAVDNIQANRGQELVLEDLPLDDQASYDLLSRGDTLGVFQLDGGPMRSLLRLMKPDNFEDISAVIALYRPGPMGANSHINYALRKNGQQEITPIHPELEEPLKDILDTTYGLIIYQEQVMAIAQRVAGFSLGQADILRRAMGKKKKSELDKQYEGFHGGMVSRGFGEAAIKSLWDILLPFSDYAFNKAHSAAYGLVSYWTAYLKSHYPAEYMAALLTSVGDSKDKMAVYLNECRRMGIRVLPPDVNESIRFFAAVGEDIRFGLGAVRNVGANVVDGIVTARQEAPFTSFHDFLAKVPLHVANKRTVESLIKAGAYDSLGATRRALLEIHEDATEGAVLDKRREANGEVGFDFDSLWDEPHQVAKVPDRPEWTKKDKLAFEREMLGLYVSDHPLAGLEVALAKHASIGIHDLLSSEDVQDGDQVTIAGLVTSVQHRVAKQSGNPYGMITVEDFNGEVTVMFMGKTYQEFSPVLQADAILVVRGRVSRRDDGLNLHAQSAFSPDLGALDESGPLVLLMPEQRASEDLVTELAGVLRRHSGDTEVTLKLHKAGTAKVFEVPLPVRVTADLFGELKGLLGPNCLG
- the hisD gene encoding histidinol dehydrogenase; its protein translation is MLRTIDLRGRALTAAELLEAVPRAAAARDEALATAAAIVADVAERGETALREQAERFDGVSGHAVRVPGEHLAEAVATLDPAVRSALEEAIRRVRQASAAQVPAPVTTELGAGARVTQRWQPVRRVGVYVPGGKAAYPSSVVMNVVPAQVAGVDEVALASPPQREFGGRVHPVILAAAHLLGVTEVYAMGGAGAIGAFTSGVASLDLEPVDCVTGPGNNFVASAKRAVAGRVGTDSEAGATEILVVADATADADLVAADLVSQAEHDEQASAVLVTDSPELAAAVADAVAERARRTRHSARVQAALGGPQSAIVLVDDADAAVAFSNAYAPEHLELHVAEPRPERFVHAGAIFVGPYTPVSLGDYLAGSNHVLPTGGQARYAAGLSAATFLRPQQVIEYDRDGLSVVSDAIVALAEAEALPAHGEAVTARFPGPGGTDTREG